A section of the Flavobacterium sp. CG_23.5 genome encodes:
- a CDS encoding UpxY family transcription antiterminator: MNWYVVYTKPKWEKKVAEQLNKIGIECYCPLITQVRQWSDRKKKVEVPLFNSYVFVQLEETDRNLVFQSAGAVRYLFWLGKPAIVKNEEISVIKSWLETPDTYDISIDSIKVGDKITLESGPFSAQEAFVREVNKTHYVLVLETLGCVLKMKIK, translated from the coding sequence ATGAACTGGTACGTAGTATATACAAAACCTAAATGGGAGAAAAAAGTAGCGGAACAATTAAATAAAATTGGAATAGAATGCTATTGTCCATTAATTACTCAAGTACGTCAATGGTCGGATAGAAAAAAAAAGGTCGAAGTGCCTTTATTTAATTCGTATGTTTTTGTACAATTAGAAGAGACTGACAGGAATTTAGTTTTTCAATCAGCGGGTGCGGTTCGTTATTTGTTTTGGTTGGGAAAACCTGCTATTGTTAAGAATGAAGAGATTAGTGTTATAAAAAGTTGGCTTGAAACACCCGATACTTATGATATATCGATTGATTCTATAAAAGTTGGAGATAAAATCACTTTGGAATCAGGTCCTTTCTCCGCCCAAGAAGCTTTTGTTCGCGAGGTTAATAAAACGCATTATGTCCTTGTTTTAGAAACCTTAGGATGTGTTTTGAAAATGAAAATTAAATAA
- the ctlX gene encoding citrulline utilization hydrolase CtlX produces the protein MKQTTNSILMIRPVAFRMNEQTAVNNYYQKVLDGLLPATVNAKAQQEFDAFVEKLSAVGVDVTVVDDTLNPDTPDSVFPNNWISFHENGDVALYPMFAENRREERREEILDMLEDKGFVINNIVDYTSAEEDGFFLEGTGSLLLDRANSKAYCALSPRADEELFIEFCEDFDYAPVIFEAFQTVGGERKLIYHTNVMMCLGETFAVICSDCIDDKKERKMVLDNLKENGKEIILITETQVNNFAGNMLEVRGANDKRYLVMSTSAHQSLTPKQITQLEQHAEILSSSLDTIEACGGGSARCMMAEIFLPKK, from the coding sequence ATGAAACAAACTACAAATTCCATATTGATGATTCGCCCTGTTGCGTTTCGAATGAACGAACAAACCGCAGTGAATAATTATTACCAAAAAGTACTAGACGGACTTTTGCCGGCAACTGTAAACGCAAAGGCACAGCAGGAATTTGACGCTTTTGTTGAAAAATTGAGTGCTGTAGGTGTTGATGTAACGGTTGTTGATGATACTTTAAATCCTGATACGCCTGATAGTGTTTTTCCAAACAATTGGATTTCTTTTCACGAGAATGGTGATGTGGCATTATATCCTATGTTTGCCGAAAATCGTCGTGAAGAACGTCGGGAAGAAATTTTGGATATGCTGGAAGACAAAGGTTTTGTAATTAATAACATTGTGGATTACACTTCGGCGGAGGAAGATGGTTTTTTCTTGGAAGGAACAGGAAGTTTACTTTTGGATAGAGCCAATAGTAAAGCTTACTGTGCTTTGTCACCTCGTGCCGATGAAGAATTATTTATAGAATTCTGTGAGGATTTTGATTATGCACCAGTAATTTTTGAAGCTTTTCAAACGGTTGGCGGAGAACGAAAGCTAATTTATCATACTAATGTTATGATGTGTTTGGGAGAAACTTTTGCAGTGATTTGTTCGGATTGCATTGATGACAAGAAAGAGCGCAAAATGGTTTTGGATAATTTAAAAGAGAATGGGAAAGAGATTATTCTAATTACCGAAACTCAAGTGAATAATTTCGCTGGGAATATGCTTGAAGTTCGCGGTGCAAATGATAAAAGATATCTGGTTATGAGTACATCGGCACATCAAAGTTTGACGCCAAAACAAATTACGCAATTAGAACAACATGCTGAAATCTTGAGTTCGAGTTTAGATACAATTGAAGCTTGTGGTGGAGGAAGTGCCAGATGTATGATGGCAGAAATATTCTTGCCTAAAAAATAA
- a CDS encoding SDR family oxidoreductase produces MEELSKSTILITGGAGFIGSNLCEYFLSKGHQVVCFDNFATGYRHNLKDFINNANFHLIEGDIRNATDCQNAVKGVDYVLHQAALGSVPRSINDPITTNDVNVSGFLNMLVASRDADVKRFIYAASSSTYGDSVGLPKVEAVIGNPLSPYAITKYVNELYAEIFSKTYGMETIGLRYFNVFGRKQDPNGAYAAVIPKFVMQLMQLESPQINGDGNFSRDFTYIDNVIQMNELAMSTNNTAAVNTIYNTAYGDRNTLNDLVRYLKEFLAKYDERIANVEVVYGPNRVGDIPHSLASIDKAKELLGYNPNYSLQEGLKEAVDWYWNNLR; encoded by the coding sequence ATGGAAGAATTATCAAAAAGTACCATATTAATTACGGGTGGGGCAGGATTTATAGGCTCAAATCTTTGTGAATATTTTTTGTCCAAAGGACACCAAGTGGTTTGTTTTGATAATTTTGCAACGGGATACCGACATAATCTTAAAGATTTTATAAATAATGCTAACTTTCATTTAATTGAAGGAGATATACGTAATGCGACTGATTGTCAAAATGCAGTAAAAGGCGTCGATTATGTTTTACATCAAGCGGCTTTGGGATCAGTTCCCCGCTCTATAAATGATCCGATTACTACTAATGATGTTAATGTCTCTGGTTTTTTGAATATGCTTGTAGCTTCCCGAGATGCTGATGTGAAACGGTTTATATATGCGGCAAGTTCATCGACCTATGGAGATTCGGTGGGATTGCCAAAAGTGGAAGCCGTAATAGGGAATCCGCTTTCTCCTTATGCAATAACAAAATATGTAAACGAGTTGTATGCTGAGATTTTTAGCAAAACGTACGGAATGGAAACAATAGGTTTGCGTTATTTTAATGTTTTTGGACGAAAACAGGATCCTAACGGAGCTTATGCAGCAGTTATTCCTAAATTTGTAATGCAATTAATGCAGTTGGAAAGCCCTCAAATTAATGGCGATGGGAACTTTTCCCGTGATTTTACTTATATTGATAATGTGATTCAGATGAATGAGTTGGCGATGTCGACAAATAATACTGCGGCAGTGAATACTATTTATAATACGGCTTATGGCGATAGAAATACATTAAATGACTTAGTCCGTTATTTGAAGGAATTCTTGGCTAAGTATGACGAGAGAATCGCTAATGTTGAAGTCGTTTATGGACCCAATAGAGTGGGGGATATTCCTCATTCTTTGGCAAGTATTGACAAAGCAAAAGAACTATTAGGATATAATCCAAATTATTCTCTACAGGAAGGCTTAAAAGAAGCGGTTGACTGGTATTGGAATAATTTAAGATAG
- the recR gene encoding recombination mediator RecR, producing the protein MEFSSKLIEKAVNEMSQLPGIGKRTALRLVLHLLKQPKEQTGFLAQALMTMREDIKYCNSCHNISDSVLCEICANKNRNHQIICVVEDIRDVMAIENTGQFRGIYHVLGGKISPIDGVGPSQLNIATLVEKVKSGIVNEIIFALSSTMEGDTTNFYIFKQIGDCEIIISTIARGISVGDELEYADEVTLGRSILHRVPFEKSLKNN; encoded by the coding sequence ATGGAATTTTCTTCAAAATTAATAGAAAAAGCAGTCAATGAGATGTCTCAGTTGCCCGGAATTGGCAAGAGAACGGCTTTGCGATTGGTGTTGCATTTATTGAAACAACCAAAGGAACAAACGGGTTTTTTGGCACAAGCATTAATGACCATGCGCGAAGATATCAAGTATTGCAACAGTTGTCATAATATCTCGGACAGTGTCCTTTGTGAAATATGTGCCAATAAAAACAGGAACCATCAAATTATCTGTGTTGTGGAAGATATTCGAGATGTGATGGCCATTGAAAATACAGGTCAATTCAGAGGGATTTATCATGTTTTAGGAGGTAAAATTTCGCCAATAGACGGAGTTGGCCCCAGTCAGTTAAATATAGCCACGCTTGTTGAAAAAGTAAAATCAGGCATTGTAAATGAAATTATTTTTGCTTTAAGCTCAACAATGGAAGGGGATACCACCAATTTTTATATTTTTAAGCAAATTGGTGATTGTGAAATAATTATATCAACAATTGCTAGAGGAATTTCAGTTGGCGATGAATTAGAATATGCTGATGAAGTTACCTTGGGAAGAAGTATATTACATAGAGTTCCGTTTGAAAAGTCTTTAAAAAATAATTAA
- a CDS encoding sodium:solute symporter, protein MTPGTILLLVSIYFGILFYISHAVSKKDSGNDAFFKANKNSKWYLVAFGMIGTALSGVTFISVPGEVGAPTGEQFKYFQFVLGNAIGFIIIAKVLLPLYYRMNLTSIYGYIERRLGTYSYKTAATIFLISRTIGSSFRLYLVVIVLQRYVFDYYGIPFAVTVLISLALIFAYTYRGGLKTIIITDTLQTFFLVTSVFLTIFFICRSLNLNIFEAFEEVKNSNYSKIFFFEDFVSSKFHFVKQILGGMFVTIAMVGLDQDLMQKNLSCKNIGEAQKNMFTFTGIFVLINIFFLSVGALLYIYANKNGIEVPTDLVTGKPRTDLLFPEIAFHHLTLIPSVVFLLGLTAATFATTDSALTALTTSFCVDFLGMDKAENQNKPNIVRKRHFVHISFSFLMFLVIVFFNSVNDSSVVGMIFRVASYTYGPLLGLYCFGLFVKTKTVKDKLVPFICLLSPAVTFFISENSKVLFFGYVFDNELIIVNGLITFIGLLLISKPAVEETRF, encoded by the coding sequence ATGACTCCAGGCACCATATTACTACTTGTATCTATTTACTTCGGAATACTATTCTACATTTCCCATGCCGTTAGTAAAAAAGACAGTGGAAATGATGCTTTTTTTAAAGCCAATAAAAATTCGAAATGGTATTTAGTAGCCTTTGGAATGATAGGAACCGCACTTTCCGGAGTGACATTTATATCGGTTCCGGGGGAAGTAGGAGCTCCAACTGGTGAACAATTCAAGTATTTTCAGTTTGTATTAGGAAACGCCATTGGTTTTATAATCATTGCTAAAGTCTTACTTCCTTTATATTACCGCATGAATTTGACTTCTATTTACGGATATATAGAACGCCGATTAGGAACTTATTCTTATAAAACCGCCGCAACGATTTTTCTAATTAGCAGAACTATTGGCTCTTCCTTTAGATTGTATCTGGTAGTTATTGTTTTGCAACGTTATGTTTTTGATTATTATGGAATCCCCTTTGCAGTTACGGTATTAATTTCACTAGCCTTGATATTTGCTTATACGTATCGAGGCGGTTTAAAAACCATCATCATTACAGATACTTTACAAACTTTCTTTTTGGTCACTTCCGTTTTTTTAACTATTTTCTTTATTTGCAGAAGTTTGAACCTCAATATTTTTGAAGCTTTTGAGGAAGTAAAAAACAGTAATTATTCTAAAATATTCTTTTTTGAAGATTTTGTGTCGAGTAAATTCCATTTTGTAAAACAAATTCTGGGCGGAATGTTTGTAACCATTGCGATGGTGGGATTAGACCAGGATTTAATGCAGAAAAATTTAAGTTGCAAAAACATTGGGGAAGCCCAGAAAAACATGTTCACTTTTACCGGTATATTTGTTCTTATCAATATATTTTTCTTGAGCGTGGGAGCACTCCTTTATATTTATGCCAATAAAAACGGAATTGAAGTCCCAACTGACTTAGTTACCGGAAAACCAAGAACGGATTTATTGTTTCCTGAAATCGCTTTTCATCACTTGACGTTGATTCCTTCGGTAGTTTTCTTGTTGGGTTTAACAGCAGCTACATTTGCTACAACTGATTCGGCATTAACCGCATTGACCACTTCGTTTTGTGTCGATTTCCTTGGTATGGACAAGGCAGAAAATCAAAACAAACCAAATATTGTACGAAAAAGACATTTTGTCCACATCAGTTTTTCGTTTTTAATGTTTTTAGTTATTGTGTTTTTCAATTCTGTCAATGACAGCTCTGTTGTAGGAATGATTTTTAGAGTTGCCTCCTACACGTATGGTCCGCTTTTGGGATTGTATTGTTTCGGATTATTTGTAAAAACGAAAACCGTTAAAGATAAACTGGTGCCGTTCATATGTTTATTATCTCCGGCGGTTACTTTCTTTATCAGCGAAAATTCAAAAGTATTGTTTTTTGGATATGTTTTCGATAATGAACTCATTATAGTAAACGGACTGATTACTTTTATTGGTTTGTTGTTGATAAGCAAACCAGCGGTAGAGGAAACTAGATTTTAA
- a CDS encoding polysaccharide biosynthesis/export family protein, translating to MSKTQLYLLLCISVLFSSCIPSKDLIYLQKKDNSSDETTISAVESKPYRLQTNDVLSISIKANDPKLVSIFSTTNQGETGKSETGLYFDGFTVDDHGNIRMPVLGDLNVIGFTLDEIRVRIEKQLLAEYFNAAANIFVTVKLAGFRYTINGEIGSTGTKTLFQEHVNVMEAIANAGDITITGNRKAVTIIRKSPTGVQMHDIDLTDINVMNSPYFYLQPNDYIYIKPLKQKTWGTGKTGIESLGTIITLLSLATTTYFLLFKN from the coding sequence ATGAGCAAGACCCAACTCTATTTGTTGCTATGTATTAGTGTGTTATTTTCTTCTTGCATTCCAAGCAAAGATTTAATTTATCTTCAAAAAAAGGATAACTCAAGTGATGAAACGACTATTTCGGCGGTTGAATCAAAACCATACAGATTGCAAACGAATGATGTTTTGAGTATCAGCATAAAAGCAAATGATCCAAAATTAGTTTCTATTTTTAGTACTACAAATCAAGGTGAAACCGGTAAATCAGAAACGGGACTTTATTTTGATGGGTTTACCGTGGATGATCATGGAAATATTAGAATGCCTGTTTTGGGTGATTTAAATGTGATTGGTTTTACTTTGGATGAAATAAGAGTTAGAATAGAGAAACAATTATTAGCAGAGTATTTTAATGCAGCGGCTAATATTTTTGTTACCGTAAAATTAGCTGGATTTCGATATACCATCAATGGCGAAATAGGGAGCACGGGAACCAAAACTTTATTTCAAGAGCATGTAAATGTGATGGAAGCTATTGCAAATGCAGGTGACATAACCATCACAGGAAACAGAAAAGCAGTTACAATTATTAGAAAATCGCCTACAGGAGTCCAAATGCATGATATCGATCTTACGGATATAAACGTAATGAATTCGCCTTATTTTTATTTGCAACCAAATGACTATATTTATATAAAACCACTTAAGCAAAAGACTTGGGGAACTGGTAAAACAGGTATAGAATCGTTGGGGACTATCATAACATTATTATCATTGGCAACGACCACTTACTTTTTGCTATTTAAAAATTAA
- a CDS encoding MarC family NAAT transporter, with product MDLFIYLFAALFSVLNPIGTVPIFVGLTQDDSLKERSRISLWTAINVFAILIISFFIGQYVLTFFGISIDALRIAGGIIIVSSGFSLLSGKFNKKRGINKKIETDAQKRNDIALTPLAIPMLAGPGSISLLIAFYQEHHSTSDVIFSSLAILAIAIAIFVILRSAHYLAKILGASGIVAISRIVGFIVIAIGIQYIVSALINIIKGNF from the coding sequence ATGGATCTGTTTATTTACCTTTTTGCTGCGCTTTTTTCTGTTTTAAATCCCATCGGGACAGTTCCTATTTTTGTGGGACTTACGCAAGATGATTCGTTAAAAGAACGCTCCAGGATTTCTTTATGGACAGCGATAAATGTGTTTGCCATTCTCATTATCTCCTTTTTCATAGGTCAATATGTACTAACTTTTTTTGGAATCAGTATCGATGCGCTGCGAATAGCGGGTGGAATTATCATCGTGAGCTCTGGATTTTCATTGCTTTCTGGAAAATTCAATAAGAAACGAGGTATCAATAAAAAAATAGAAACCGATGCTCAGAAAAGAAATGATATCGCATTGACTCCGCTTGCCATTCCTATGCTTGCAGGTCCCGGATCTATTTCTTTATTAATTGCATTTTATCAGGAACATCATTCTACGAGTGATGTTATATTTTCCTCATTGGCGATTCTAGCGATTGCGATTGCCATCTTTGTAATTCTTAGAAGTGCTCATTATTTGGCCAAAATACTTGGTGCGTCAGGGATTGTGGCTATATCCAGAATTGTTGGTTTTATTGTAATTGCAATTGGGATTCAATATATAGTGAGTGCCCTAATCAATATTATCAAAGGGAATTTTTAG
- a CDS encoding UDP-glucose 6-dehydrogenase produces MKITKICCIGAGYVGGPTMAVIAQKCPEIQVTVVDLNEERIAAWNDENIDNIPIYEPGLDKIVAEARGRNLFFSTNVEKAIDEAQIIFISVNTPTKTYGKGKGMAADLKYIELCARQIAKIAKDNKIVVEKSTLPVRTAEAIKSILDNTGNGVQFQILSNPEFLAEGTAVQDLLNPDRILIGGDTTLEGQKAIQALVEVYSNWVAEDKILTTNVWSSELSKLTANAFLAQRISSINAMSELCEKTGADVNEVAKAIGMDSRIGSKFLKASVGFGGSCFQKDILNLVYIAKSYGLNEVADYWEQVIIMNDHQKRRFSNNIVQTLYNTVSDKKITFLGWAFKKDTNDTRESAAIYVADDLINEHAKIAVYDPKVSRKKVLADLDYLETRTAEKNADCILSFQDPYEACENAHAVAVLTEWDEFAQYDWQRIYDAMKKPAFVFDGRNILNGPALEKIGFVYQGIGS; encoded by the coding sequence ATGAAAATTACAAAAATATGTTGCATTGGGGCTGGATATGTTGGAGGCCCAACTATGGCAGTTATTGCCCAAAAATGCCCAGAGATACAAGTTACTGTTGTTGATTTAAATGAAGAGCGAATTGCCGCTTGGAATGATGAGAATATAGATAATATTCCTATTTATGAACCAGGTTTAGATAAAATTGTTGCAGAAGCGAGAGGGAGAAACTTGTTCTTTTCTACCAATGTGGAGAAAGCGATTGATGAAGCTCAAATCATTTTTATATCAGTGAATACGCCTACCAAAACCTATGGAAAAGGAAAAGGAATGGCAGCAGATTTGAAATATATTGAATTGTGTGCCAGACAAATTGCCAAAATTGCGAAAGACAACAAAATAGTAGTAGAGAAATCAACGCTGCCAGTGCGAACAGCGGAAGCAATCAAAAGTATTTTGGATAATACAGGAAATGGAGTTCAGTTTCAAATCCTTTCCAATCCAGAATTTTTAGCGGAAGGAACTGCCGTTCAGGATTTATTAAATCCAGACCGAATTTTAATAGGAGGCGACACAACTTTAGAAGGACAAAAAGCGATACAGGCGCTAGTTGAAGTATATTCGAATTGGGTAGCCGAAGATAAAATATTAACCACGAATGTTTGGTCATCTGAATTGTCAAAGTTGACTGCGAATGCTTTTTTAGCGCAACGAATTTCTTCTATTAATGCGATGTCTGAGCTTTGTGAAAAAACTGGAGCCGATGTTAACGAAGTGGCTAAAGCCATTGGAATGGATAGCAGAATAGGTTCAAAATTCTTAAAAGCCTCCGTTGGGTTTGGAGGTTCCTGTTTTCAGAAAGACATCTTGAATTTAGTTTACATAGCAAAATCGTATGGGTTAAACGAAGTGGCTGACTATTGGGAACAAGTGATTATCATGAACGACCATCAAAAAAGACGCTTTTCGAATAATATAGTGCAAACACTTTATAATACTGTTTCCGATAAAAAAATCACTTTTCTTGGATGGGCTTTCAAAAAAGACACTAATGATACTAGGGAATCGGCAGCAATTTATGTAGCGGATGATTTAATAAATGAACATGCAAAAATTGCCGTATATGATCCTAAAGTGTCCAGAAAGAAAGTACTGGCTGATTTAGATTATTTAGAAACAAGAACTGCCGAAAAGAATGCTGATTGTATACTGTCATTTCAAGATCCATATGAAGCTTGTGAAAATGCCCATGCTGTAGCTGTGCTGACGGAGTGGGATGAATTTGCTCAGTACGATTGGCAACGCATTTATGATGCTATGAAAAAGCCAGCATTTGTATTTGATGGAAGAAATATCTTGAATGGTCCAGCTTTGGAAAAAATTGGATTCGTGTATCAGGGAATTGGATCGTAA
- a CDS encoding polysaccharide biosynthesis tyrosine autokinase, whose protein sequence is MLDIKDFSIFEDQVSFDFKGFLIKIGSYWKWFLISLLITFTIAYQVNIRKEKIYGMETLISVKEETNPLFTSTTSLVFNWGGTSDQVQTISTTLQSRSHNELVVDKLQYYIGYLVQGKYRMEDAYGAVPFYVNIDKSKGQLAGNLIGIKFLSDNVYEIRIPFENQNVSLITYSNNSYSNTSVAQGDFVKRYKVGEQVSLPFLNWKLQIKDNPGFYKGNEYFVQFNNFDGTVSGYRGINVRSDDKGGSIITLGMQGTNKARMVEYLNSTVKMLIKRQLDSKNQFATNTIAFIDSTLIAMESQLKETGNELKSFRKGKNIYDVEAGGEKFSDKILEFDVKKDEVTRKMAYYNSLKSYLKNSVDYSKLPAPSVAGIDDPNVVMNVSKLISLSTQRSEMAYAVKSDKIFKDFDNQMEAVKKVLLENISTAKASLQGDLAVVSSKINEAESTIKQLPDDQQELIKIKRKYDLSDNIYSTFLQKRSEADIVKAANLSDIHFIDPAKDIGGGLMGPKTSVNYVLALFLGILFPLLFVFIIFFINNSIQNTEDISKLTKIPLIGVIGLNKDTSDLAVYDKPKSALSESFRAVRSSLQFLYKQQHLDGAKTLMITSSVSGEGKTFCSINIATVFALSGKKTVVIGLDLRKPKLFAEFNLSNEVGVVNYLINQKTVDEIINHTQIPYLDVILSGPVPPNPAEMIMNERMKDLMNDLKKKYDYIILDTPPVGLVSDTLELAQYCDVTLYIVRQNFTKKEMITLLNNRVKRGELNNTSIILNGFENKAKYGAGYGYGYGYGYGYGTYSNGYHEEDKPKNLYEKIIQKLRKKATK, encoded by the coding sequence ATGCTAGATATAAAAGATTTTTCAATTTTTGAAGACCAAGTAAGTTTTGACTTTAAAGGATTTTTAATAAAAATAGGAAGTTATTGGAAATGGTTTTTAATTAGTCTCTTAATTACCTTCACAATTGCTTACCAGGTTAACATTCGTAAAGAAAAAATTTATGGAATGGAGACACTTATTTCCGTAAAAGAAGAAACGAATCCCTTGTTTACCTCTACCACTAGCTTAGTTTTTAACTGGGGAGGAACTTCAGATCAGGTTCAAACTATTTCGACCACCTTGCAATCCAGATCGCATAATGAGTTGGTTGTTGATAAACTACAATATTACATCGGTTATTTGGTTCAAGGTAAATATAGAATGGAAGATGCGTATGGTGCAGTCCCTTTTTATGTAAATATTGATAAATCAAAAGGTCAACTAGCTGGAAATTTAATTGGGATTAAATTTTTGAGTGATAATGTTTACGAAATAAGAATACCTTTTGAAAATCAAAATGTCTCATTAATAACCTACTCAAATAATTCTTATAGCAATACTTCAGTCGCCCAAGGTGATTTTGTAAAAAGGTATAAGGTCGGGGAACAAGTATCATTGCCTTTTTTAAATTGGAAATTACAAATAAAAGACAACCCAGGTTTTTATAAAGGAAACGAATACTTTGTGCAGTTTAATAATTTTGACGGAACTGTTTCCGGCTATAGAGGAATAAATGTCAGATCAGATGACAAAGGAGGTTCCATAATTACGCTGGGGATGCAAGGCACCAACAAAGCAAGAATGGTTGAGTATTTGAATTCGACTGTAAAAATGCTGATAAAAAGACAATTAGACAGTAAAAATCAATTTGCGACAAATACCATTGCTTTTATTGATAGTACCTTAATTGCAATGGAATCCCAACTTAAGGAAACTGGAAATGAGCTTAAATCTTTTAGAAAAGGCAAAAATATTTATGACGTAGAAGCAGGTGGAGAAAAATTTTCGGATAAAATCCTTGAATTTGATGTAAAGAAAGATGAAGTAACCCGTAAAATGGCATATTACAATTCTTTAAAATCATATTTAAAAAACAGCGTAGATTATTCTAAACTTCCGGCACCATCAGTAGCGGGTATTGATGATCCCAATGTTGTAATGAATGTTTCCAAATTGATTTCGCTTTCTACTCAAAGATCTGAAATGGCTTATGCAGTTAAAAGTGATAAGATATTTAAAGATTTTGACAATCAAATGGAGGCTGTCAAAAAGGTGTTATTAGAAAACATATCGACAGCCAAAGCTTCTTTACAAGGCGATTTAGCAGTGGTGAGCAGTAAAATTAATGAAGCGGAAAGCACCATAAAACAACTTCCGGATGATCAGCAGGAATTGATTAAGATTAAAAGAAAATATGATTTAAGTGACAATATTTACAGCACGTTTCTTCAAAAACGAAGTGAGGCTGATATTGTTAAGGCGGCAAATTTATCGGATATTCATTTTATAGATCCTGCGAAGGATATTGGCGGAGGGCTTATGGGTCCAAAAACATCTGTGAACTATGTTTTAGCATTGTTCTTAGGAATACTTTTTCCTTTACTGTTTGTATTTATAATTTTCTTTATCAATAATTCTATCCAAAATACGGAAGACATTAGTAAACTAACAAAAATTCCTTTGATCGGAGTGATAGGACTGAATAAAGACACTTCCGATCTAGCAGTTTATGACAAACCTAAATCTGCCTTGTCGGAATCCTTTAGAGCTGTTCGTTCTTCACTTCAGTTTTTATATAAGCAACAACACCTAGATGGAGCCAAGACACTGATGATCACATCGTCAGTGAGTGGTGAAGGAAAAACATTTTGTTCAATAAATATCGCAACGGTATTTGCACTTAGCGGAAAAAAAACAGTTGTTATAGGTCTTGATTTAAGAAAACCAAAACTGTTTGCTGAATTTAATTTATCGAATGAAGTAGGGGTTGTCAATTATCTAATTAATCAAAAAACGGTTGATGAAATTATAAATCATACGCAAATTCCTTATCTGGATGTGATTCTTTCAGGGCCAGTTCCTCCCAATCCAGCGGAAATGATCATGAATGAAAGAATGAAAGATTTAATGAATGACTTAAAGAAAAAATACGATTATATCATTTTGGATACACCGCCGGTTGGACTGGTATCTGACACATTAGAGTTGGCACAATATTGCGATGTAACCCTATATATTGTAAGGCAGAACTTCACCAAAAAAGAAATGATTACGCTTTTAAATAATAGAGTTAAACGAGGAGAGTTAAATAATACCAGTATTATTTTGAATGGTTTTGAAAACAAAGCTAAATATGGAGCAGGTTATGGATATGGTTATGGCTACGGTTATGGTTATGGAACTTATTCAAATGGATATCATGAAGAAGACAAGCCAAAAAATCTTTATGAAAAAATCATTCAAAAATTACGTAAAAAAGCAACTAAATAA
- a CDS encoding CoA-binding protein, which translates to MKNKKTLVLGASTKPARYAFMAIEKLVEKGHSVLAIGQNAGEVAGIKIQTKAIPLKNIDTVTLYLNPTRQRDYYNYIVEAKPKRVIFNPGTENPEFYQLLKLNDIKVEVACTLVLLSTNQY; encoded by the coding sequence ATAAAAAATAAAAAAACGCTGGTTCTTGGTGCTTCTACAAAACCCGCCAGATATGCTTTTATGGCGATTGAAAAATTGGTTGAAAAAGGCCATTCCGTTCTCGCTATAGGTCAAAATGCTGGTGAAGTGGCAGGAATTAAAATCCAAACCAAAGCCATTCCGTTAAAAAATATCGATACCGTTACTTTATATTTAAACCCTACGCGTCAACGTGATTATTACAATTATATCGTAGAGGCAAAGCCTAAACGTGTTATTTTCAACCCTGGAACAGAGAATCCTGAGTTTTATCAGTTGCTAAAATTGAATGACATAAAAGTGGAAGTGGCTTGTACATTGGTTTTGTTGTCAACAAATCAGTATTAG